The region TGATATTTATAAATAAATTATGAAGATACATTATAAATTCTGACTCGCTATAATTTTACTAACTTCTTGAATAGACAACTCTAAAACTTCAGCAATTTGTTCTACAGTTAATCCTAATTTAACTAAGCGGGGAATAGTTTCTCTTTTTGTTTTCTTCTGAATAGAGTCAATTATAATTTGATCATCGGGAATAATATCATTATTTTCTTCAATATCAGGATAAGAATTAGAACAAAAATTAAGTTTGTCAACTTGGCTACTATTCACAATAATACCATAGTTATTTTTACCGACTACTCTTTCAACTGTTGCCCGAAAATTAGACTTATTAATATCTTCACCTAATGTATCAGAAAGAACTTGCCAAAGTTTATAAGCTTCATCTTTTGTATGACCTTTGCTACAGTTATATTCTTTAGCGATGTCAGCATATTTTTGACCGTTTAAGACTCCTTTTAAAATAGACATTTGTAAGCTATCAATATGTTTTCCTGTTGAGGAGAATATCAACTCATCTAAGTAGCTGACTAATTCTTGAGAATTCATACTTATTCAATGGTTTGTGATCAGTCTTTATCCGCCATATTACGCTAAAAACAGTCTTTTGTAAAGATTATTTAGAAAACTCCCGTCTTTATCTGACTAATTATTTTAGACATCAATCAGTACACTAAGACAAAATAATATTACCCTCTTGAAATTAGTCTCGAAACCAGTATGATGCGTGTAATGCACCTTATTTGTAGGTATTTATTTTAAAATAATAATATAGAGAAACTTTTGTTAACTAAATTATAGACTGGTGGGTTACGACGCGCCCTAAAAATTATTAGTTTTTCCTCAAAATTGTTGCCGCGTCTAACCCACCCTACGATCTAAGTTTTTGACGGTTAGCAATTTCCATTAATAATCTTAACGCTTTATTAACTGCTTCATCATTAGGAAACGCTTGAGCAATATCTGGTTCTAATAACACCAAATTTGTTCCTTTTCGATAATCTTGAGCATATTTTCCTCTAACTCCCCCTTCCATTTGGACAAAATCATATTCATCTCGTAAATCATCCGTCAATTCGTGATCAAAGTCCTGACTCATAAAATTTCCGTTCCTTTTTCGTTGCTAATCGTACACTAATTATTCTAATTCGTTTATCTCTATCTGTATGAGAAATGACCAATAAACGATTATCTTTAGATAATCCTATTGTAAGATAGCGCATTTCTCTAAAGGAATGATCAGGGTCTGGAAAAGTAACAGAGAAATCATCATAAAAAACCGTTACACCTTCTTTAAAAGATACTCCATGCTTATTTAGATTAATCTCGGCTTTCTCAGGATTCCATTCAAACTGCATACCCTAATCACTTTTTTATATTAATTCAATTATAATACCAATAATCGATCTTATCCTTTAAGATAAACTAGGTTTTATTAACTAGAACTCAGGTTTATTATTTCTCTATCATGTCCTTATCTGATCAGATTATTGTTCCCTTAGATGTATCTAGTTTAGACGAAGCGATCGCTGATCTTGTAGGGTGCATTAACAAAGTGTAATGCACCTTATTTCACTTCTAAATTAAGTCGTTAATTTGATTGATAATTCTGTCAATATCTCTAACCAATAATCTAGCTTCATTAATAGTAATTTGTTCCTGCGGTAATTTATAATGATTCTCATTTTTAAACTCTGGATAAAGAAACTTAGAACGATAATAACTTTTTTCTATTCTAATAATAACTGAAGCTAAACTCTTAATATTTACATACTCAGCTAAATGTTTTTTACAAAATCCCAAAAACATCCTTAATTTAGTTTCATGGTTAAGGGGAATCGTACTTTTAAAATGAAGAATAACTGCAACGGCTAAAGATTCCAAAGCGTGATAAATCAGAAAACCAATTACTTCTTGAATATCAATTCCTAAAGATTGATGTTTCTTAGCACTTTCTAAATATCTTTGTGCTGTTTTAAGATAAGCTTCTTTGGCTTTCATAAACAATAATACTGTTATTTATATTTTTTAGAATATCATTCTGACGTTGCTCAAATTCAGTATAATTAATATTATTTAGAATGGGAATGATTAAAAATTCAACCAAAAAATCTGCAAATATCTCTGACAATTGATAAGTTATTTCTGAATCTTCAGTAAAATCTCCAAATATCAATACATGAATAACTTCTCGTTCTTTTTTTTGCAAAATAATACTATGATTGTCTAACTTATCATAATCATTATAGATATTTTCAACGATAATTAAATCAATTGGTAAGGTTTTCAGATTTTCTCTATTTTGAATTAAACTAATATTAAGAAACTGATAAAATCCCAAAAAATCATCAAGAGAATTTTTGTCTATTATTTGATTTTTAATAGACTCAATAATGCTAATTTTATCAATAACAGTCATAAGTTATACTTTCCAATAAAATACATTTTAGCTTATCCTTTAAGATAAACTAGGTTTTATTAACTCGAACTCAGGTTCATTTTTTCTCTATCATGTCCTCATCTGATCAGATTATTGTTCCTTTAGATGTATCTAGTTTAGACGAAGCGATCGCCCTAATAGATAAACTCCCCCCCGTCACCTTTTGGAAAGTGGGGTTAGAATTATTTGTTGCTACCGGCCCCGAAATCTTAAAAATACTTAAAGAACGACAAAAACGCATTTTTTTAGACCTTAAATTCCATGATATCCCTAACACTGTGGCGGGAGCTTGTAGCAGTGCCAGTCAATACGGGGTAGATTTATTAACCCTCCATGCAACTGCGGGCAAAAACGCCTTAAAAGCTGCCACTGAAGCGATTAAAGATAGTCCGTCCCCCCCTAAATTATTAGCCATTACCCTGTTGACCAGTTTAAACTCACGAGAATTAGCTTTTGATCTGAAAATACCTCTAGAATTGCCAGAATACGCCTTAGAAATGGCTTTATTAGCCCAAAAATGCGGCATTAATGGGGCGGTATGTTCTCCTCAAGAAGTCAGTCAGTTACGTCAAAGTTGTGGCCCAGATTTTTTATTAGTATGTCCAGGAGTTCGCCCCAGTTGGGCCGAAAAAGGTGATCAACAAAGGGTTATGACTCCCGAAAAAGCGTTTAAAGCAGGGGCAAATTATTTAGTGATTGGTCGTCCGATTACAATGGCTAATGATCCGATCGCTGCTTGGGAACGAATTTGTGAAGAATTATAACTAATCTAATATAATTCGTGACACAGGCATCCTGCCTGTGAGAAGTTGGAAGGACAAAAAGATGAAACTTTGGCTTTTGGGACTGGTGATCATCATAGATGGGTTAATCTTTGGAGGATGGGTCAACGCTCAAGTAAAAAATACAGCAGTAACTTGTCCTACGGATGTAGAAACCTTAATGGAGTTGATGCTCAAAGATTTGCCCAGTTATGCCAATCGTGTCACCCAACGCACTAGAGACGGTGATCGCCAGGAACAAGTATATAATTATATTTTGTTGGCAGGAAGACCCGAATTTGAGCCTTTACCCCTCACTAATTTACAATATAAGCCCGTTCTATCGGATACCACCAAACAATTCTTTTTTACTACCTTAGAACGACAATATAATCAACAAAAAGCAGTAAACTTACAAAATTATTACTGGTTATTTTTGGCCCCTACCTCTGAGGGATGGTACTCAATCTTACTGTTTACCCAATTAGCTAGTATAGAAGGTGCTAGTCTCCCCTTACCCCCCCAAGATGCCAGAAATGGAGCCATTGGTCAAGGAATTAGTCTCTGGTTGCGAGATTGTCGGGCCGGGATATTAAGGAAACATAATTGAGCAAATTGCTCTAAACTCAAACAAAGAGTTCACAAACATCTCTGGTATTGATTAATTTAGGATGAGTTGATGCTGTCTCTATTGCAGATAAAAAATTTTGCTTTGGTTGATCAGTTAACCTTAAAATTTGGTCAAGGTTTAAATGTCTTGACGGGAGAAACTGGCGCAGGTAAGTCTATTATTCTCGATGCTATTGATATTGTTTTAGGGGGTAAAGTTAATCATCGTTTTATTCGTCAAGGAACTTCACAAGCGTCTATTGAAGCAACTTTTTTGGTTGATTCTTCTTTGATAAAATGGTTAGAACAACAACAACTTGAACTCTTAGAAGAAGGAACTCTTATCTGTCATAGAGAATTAACTTTGACTGGGGAAAGTTTGCGATCGCGTTGTCGAATTAATGGAGTTTTAGTTAATCTTCAATTAATGGCACAATTACGGGAATATTTAGTCGAAATTACAGCCCAAGGACAAACAGTACAGTTAATGGATAGTACCCGACAACGGGAGTTACTTGATTTGTATGGAGGGTCTGAAATTCTACAGCAAAAAAAAGTCGTAGAATTAGCTTATGAACAGTGGAAATTAACAGAAAAAACTCTAGAAAAACGCCGTAAATCTGATCAAGAACGGTTACAACGTCTTGATATTTTAGAGTATCAACGTCAAGAATTACAAGAAGTTCAATTAAGTGATTCTGATGAATTAGAACAACTTCAACAAGAAGGAGAACGTCTTTCTCATGTGGTGGAATTACAACAATTAAGTTATCAAACTTATCAAGTTCTTTATCAAAATGATCGGGGTGAACCCGCGATCGCTGATCGGTTAGCTGATGCAGAAAATCTCTTGACAGATATGGCAGAATATGATAATAAAATTGAATCTATTTTAGAGATGGTTAAATCAGCTTTAACCCAAGTGGTAGAAGCGGGACAAGAGATTAACCATTATGGGGACGCTTTAGAGGCTGATCCAGAGAGATTGACAGAGGTAGAGGAGAGAATTAACTTATTAAAGCGAATTTGTCGTAAATATGGCCCCAGTTTACAGGAGGTTATTAATTATTATGACAAATTACAAGTAGAATTTGCCGAATTAACTAATAGTGAACAGTCCATAGAAAAGTTAGAAAAAGATTATAAAATAGCTCAAGAAAAGTTTGATTTAGCTTGTCAAGAATTAACTAAATTACGTCAAAAAGCTGCTAGTCAATTAGATAAACAATTAGTTAAAGAATTAAAACCTTTGGCGATGGAAAAGGTTATTTTTGTTTGTCAAATTAGCCCTAGTAATCCAAATATAACCGGAAAAGATCAAGTTATTTTTTATTTTAGTCCCAACCCAGGAGAAAAAATTCAACCTCTGTCAAGTACGGCTTCTGGAGGAGAAATGAGTCGTTTTTTATTAGCCTTAAAAGCTTGTTTTGCTCAAGCGGAAAAGTCTTCTGGAACCCTTATTTTTGATGAAATTGATGCCGGAGTCTCAGGAAAAGTTGCCCAAGCGATCGCTAATAAGTTACATCATTTAAGCGAAACTTATCAAGTATTGTGTGTGACTCATCAACCCCTAGTAGCAGCTTTGGCAGATAATCATTTTCGGGTAGAAAAACAAATGATTGAAGAA is a window of Aphanothece sacrum FPU1 DNA encoding:
- a CDS encoding BrnT family toxin, producing MQFEWNPEKAEINLNKHGVSFKEGVTVFYDDFSVTFPDPDHSFREMRYLTIGLSKDNRLLVISHTDRDKRIRIISVRLATKKERKFYESGL
- a CDS encoding HEPN domain-containing protein, which codes for MKAKEAYLKTAQRYLESAKKHQSLGIDIQEVIGFLIYHALESLAVAVILHFKSTIPLNHETKLRMFLGFCKKHLAEYVNIKSLASVIIRIEKSYYRSKFLYPEFKNENHYKLPQEQITINEARLLVRDIDRIINQINDLI
- the pyrF gene encoding orotidine-5'-phosphate decarboxylase; this encodes MSSSDQIIVPLDVSSLDEAIALIDKLPPVTFWKVGLELFVATGPEILKILKERQKRIFLDLKFHDIPNTVAGACSSASQYGVDLLTLHATAGKNALKAATEAIKDSPSPPKLLAITLLTSLNSRELAFDLKIPLELPEYALEMALLAQKCGINGAVCSPQEVSQLRQSCGPDFLLVCPGVRPSWAEKGDQQRVMTPEKAFKAGANYLVIGRPITMANDPIAAWERICEEL
- the recN gene encoding DNA repair protein RecN; the protein is MLSLLQIKNFALVDQLTLKFGQGLNVLTGETGAGKSIILDAIDIVLGGKVNHRFIRQGTSQASIEATFLVDSSLIKWLEQQQLELLEEGTLICHRELTLTGESLRSRCRINGVLVNLQLMAQLREYLVEITAQGQTVQLMDSTRQRELLDLYGGSEILQQKKVVELAYEQWKLTEKTLEKRRKSDQERLQRLDILEYQRQELQEVQLSDSDELEQLQQEGERLSHVVELQQLSYQTYQVLYQNDRGEPAIADRLADAENLLTDMAEYDNKIESILEMVKSALTQVVEAGQEINHYGDALEADPERLTEVEERINLLKRICRKYGPSLQEVINYYDKLQVEFAELTNSEQSIEKLEKDYKIAQEKFDLACQELTKLRQKAASQLDKQLVKELKPLAMEKVIFVCQISPSNPNITGKDQVIFYFSPNPGEKIQPLSSTASGGEMSRFLLALKACFAQAEKSSGTLIFDEIDAGVSGKVAQAIANKLHHLSETYQVLCVTHQPLVAALADNHFRVEKQMIEESAQVKVEENRQLNLPEIRTVVRVQELDNLQTRREELAQLTGGHSADDAIEFAQSLLVKAEAYRLGKK